A window of Polaribacter litorisediminis contains these coding sequences:
- a CDS encoding T9SS type A sorting domain-containing protein has protein sequence MKKITFLLFTFMSLSLASQTKLTSNLTESYNGASWQNSSRTEYSYDASGNVTEETYLSWDSTSSQWLPLDKSSYTYNADNKATVVLYEYFWGSDSEQNRSNYTYNTNGDLILILDEDWNGSAWVNSYKIDLTYTNNRLSGGTSYEWNGTDWVVSDDNAKITINYNANGTISSFDSDAWDGTNWVSSDSTIFSYDGNNNLILQDGRSWNGTAWISEYKSEYSYDTNGNLITEKESYLENGSFVTRYEQTATFNTAELISSYIHPFKDKTGIDYLTEPNGIINKILTKSGNSSGTTPNRTTYNYGEATASNKDFNSLTFSVYPNPASSFLKVDDSSFSLKSMEIYNLIGQKLLSTTKNQMNIENLVDGVYLLKIESESGKFGTKRIIKN, from the coding sequence ATGAAAAAAATTACATTTTTACTTTTTACGTTTATGAGCTTATCTTTAGCAAGCCAAACAAAGTTAACTTCAAATTTAACAGAGAGTTATAATGGCGCCAGTTGGCAAAATAGCTCTAGAACAGAATATAGTTATGACGCTAGTGGCAACGTAACTGAAGAAACATACCTTTCTTGGGATTCAACAAGTTCTCAATGGCTACCTTTGGATAAGTCTTCTTATACCTACAATGCTGATAATAAAGCTACTGTTGTGTTATATGAATATTTTTGGGGTTCAGATTCAGAGCAAAATAGATCAAATTACACTTACAATACTAATGGTGATTTAATTCTAATTTTAGATGAAGATTGGAATGGTTCTGCTTGGGTGAATTCTTATAAAATTGATTTGACCTATACAAATAATAGGTTGTCAGGTGGTACTAGTTATGAGTGGAATGGAACTGACTGGGTTGTTTCTGATGATAATGCTAAAATTACTATAAATTATAATGCAAATGGAACTATTAGTTCTTTTGATTCTGATGCTTGGGATGGAACAAATTGGGTTTCTTCTGACAGTACAATTTTCTCTTATGATGGAAATAACAATCTAATTTTACAGGATGGACGATCTTGGAATGGCACTGCTTGGATATCTGAATATAAAAGTGAGTATTCCTACGATACCAATGGTAATTTGATTACAGAAAAAGAATCTTATTTGGAGAATGGAAGTTTTGTAACGCGTTATGAACAAACAGCTACTTTTAATACGGCTGAATTAATATCTAGTTATATACATCCTTTTAAAGATAAGACAGGAATCGATTATTTAACAGAGCCAAATGGTATAATAAACAAAATACTAACCAAATCAGGTAATTCTTCTGGAACAACGCCTAACAGAACAACGTATAATTATGGCGAGGCAACAGCTAGTAACAAAGATTTTAATTCGTTGACATTTTCTGTGTACCCAAATCCAGCAAGTTCTTTTTTAAAGGTTGATGACAGCAGTTTTTCTTTAAAAAGTATGGAAATTTATAATCTTATAGGGCAGAAATTACTTTCAACTACTAAAAACCAGATGAATATCGAAAATTTAGTAGACGGAGTTTACTTATTAAAAATAGAATCTGAAAGTGGTAAATTTGGTACAAAAAGAATCATAAAAAATTAG
- a CDS encoding type II toxin-antitoxin system HicB family antitoxin, with protein sequence MQKNVNVSVEKHKDGTYWGTTSNIPGVVSAFGSNLSELKESITLAYKDYYELAEELEEDFLKEIAKNPTFKYHLDIKSVFELLPEVKISNIAEKAGINTSLLRQYKTGKKAASEEQANKVLKALHELGQELLSVSFG encoded by the coding sequence ATGCAAAAGAACGTAAACGTTTCTGTAGAGAAACATAAAGATGGTACTTATTGGGGCACAACCTCCAATATTCCAGGTGTTGTATCTGCCTTTGGCAGTAACTTATCTGAATTAAAAGAGAGTATTACGTTGGCTTATAAAGATTATTATGAGTTGGCTGAAGAATTAGAAGAAGATTTTTTAAAGGAAATTGCTAAAAATCCCACATTTAAATATCATTTAGATATCAAATCTGTTTTTGAATTATTACCAGAAGTAAAAATTTCCAACATTGCAGAAAAAGCAGGAATTAATACTTCTTTGTTAAGGCAGTATAAAACAGGTAAAAAAGCTGCGTCAGAAGAACAAGCCAATAAAGTTTTAAAAGCTTTACACGAACTAGGTCAAGAATTATTATCGGTTTCCTTCGGATAA
- a CDS encoding type II toxin-antitoxin system HicA family toxin translates to MIKLVQKNGWQLVRTKGSHHHFKHPTLKGIVTIPHPKKDIPKGTVASILRQAGLK, encoded by the coding sequence TTGATAAAGTTGGTACAAAAGAATGGCTGGCAATTGGTTAGGACCAAAGGAAGCCACCATCATTTTAAACACCCAACTTTAAAAGGAATTGTTACAATTCCACATCCTAAAAAAGATATTCCAAAAGGAACTGTAGCGAGTATTCTGAGACAGGCAGGACTTAAGTAA
- a CDS encoding DUF4442 domain-containing protein, whose translation MKFTPAKVNLYNFFKLPLAFFGGVRVRSITENEVVVSIKHRWMNQNPFKSMFWAAQGMAAELPTGLLVMKAIDESKRKVSMLVTHQEADFFKKATGKITFSCSGGLAIKEAIQASIKTGEGEVIVLTSEGKNEDGVVVSKFIFQWSLKVKK comes from the coding sequence ATGAAATTTACACCTGCAAAAGTCAATCTTTATAATTTTTTTAAGCTTCCCTTGGCTTTTTTTGGGGGTGTTAGAGTGCGATCTATTACTGAGAATGAAGTTGTAGTGTCTATAAAACATCGATGGATGAATCAAAATCCGTTTAAGAGTATGTTTTGGGCAGCGCAAGGGATGGCGGCAGAATTACCCACAGGACTTTTAGTAATGAAAGCTATAGATGAATCTAAACGAAAAGTATCGATGTTGGTAACCCATCAAGAAGCAGATTTTTTTAAAAAAGCAACCGGTAAAATTACCTTTTCTTGCTCGGGAGGACTTGCTATAAAAGAGGCGATTCAAGCCTCTATAAAAACTGGAGAAGGAGAAGTTATTGTTTTAACATCCGAAGGAAAAAACGAAGATGGAGTCGTGGTATCGAAATTTATTTTTCAGTGGAGTTTAAAAGTGAAAAAATAA
- a CDS encoding HYC_CC_PP family protein, producing MRQFFSKITSFILAFLVLLSTLSFAVDKHYCGDFLVDVSFTGEAQVCGLKMENTSLTKKKNCCKDEVHKFDGQDELQNHKVENITFKNEQFLTAFIILFKGLNIENNADHDFYKDFSPPDIPLNYQILYQYFLI from the coding sequence ATGAGACAATTTTTCAGTAAAATAACATCTTTTATATTAGCCTTTTTAGTGCTTTTATCTACCTTATCTTTTGCGGTAGATAAGCATTACTGTGGTGATTTTTTGGTTGATGTTTCTTTTACAGGAGAAGCACAAGTTTGTGGATTGAAAATGGAAAACACATCTTTAACAAAAAAGAAAAATTGTTGCAAAGATGAAGTTCACAAATTTGACGGGCAAGATGAATTACAAAATCATAAAGTAGAAAACATCACTTTTAAAAATGAACAGTTTTTAACTGCATTTATAATTTTATTCAAAGGTTTAAATATAGAAAATAATGCTGATCATGATTTCTACAAAGATTTTTCACCTCCAGATATTCCTTTAAATTATCAGATTTTATATCAATATTTTTTAATTTGA
- a CDS encoding head GIN domain-containing protein → MKTIIPKLLSILFIATLFSACNANMFNGVSGNRNVRTENRSVQENFTSVKVSTGLELYVTKGVKPKITVEADENLQNIIITEVKNGVLNIYSEKNIWKAAARKVYVTAKTLEGITATSGAEVYTQETIAVNTIDINASSGAQIEISLDANSVETNATSGAHIYVIGLTENHTSSATSGASIDAYKLRSKQVTVNVTSGADINIYASESINATATSGGDIDFKGSPKKINKTKNSGGSISAK, encoded by the coding sequence ATGAAAACAATAATTCCCAAATTACTTAGTATTCTTTTTATAGCTACTCTTTTTAGTGCATGTAACGCAAACATGTTTAATGGGGTCAGCGGAAACAGAAATGTAAGAACAGAAAATCGCAGTGTACAAGAGAATTTTACAAGCGTAAAGGTAAGTACTGGTTTAGAACTTTATGTAACTAAAGGAGTAAAACCTAAAATTACCGTTGAAGCCGATGAGAATTTACAAAACATTATTATTACGGAAGTAAAAAATGGCGTTTTAAATATATATTCAGAAAAAAATATATGGAAAGCAGCAGCTAGAAAAGTATATGTAACTGCCAAAACTTTAGAAGGCATAACGGCAACTAGTGGTGCAGAAGTATATACCCAAGAAACCATTGCTGTAAATACTATTGATATTAATGCTTCTAGTGGTGCACAAATAGAAATTTCTTTGGATGCCAATTCTGTGGAAACGAATGCAACAAGTGGTGCTCATATTTATGTTATCGGACTTACAGAAAACCATACTTCTAGCGCAACAAGTGGCGCTTCTATTGATGCTTATAAATTACGTAGTAAGCAAGTAACAGTAAATGTTACTAGTGGTGCCGACATTAATATTTATGCATCAGAATCAATAAATGCAACCGCTACAAGTGGTGGGGATATCGATTTTAAAGGGAGCCCTAAAAAAATAAATAAAACAAAAAATTCTGGTGGAAGTATTTCCGCCAAATAA
- a CDS encoding DUF4870 domain-containing protein has product MKHNNEKTNAFLIHICAFAGFIFPFGNIITPLIAWQTLKDRSLFLDEQGKEAVNFNISYTLYVFLLSLLFIPFALGSIFNRNHNGMHWNNFNLNFDFDFDNLFGFIGFGSIAGIIYLIGIALVIVASVKAREGENYKYPFTIKFIK; this is encoded by the coding sequence ATGAAACATAACAACGAAAAAACCAACGCATTTTTAATTCACATTTGTGCATTTGCAGGTTTTATATTTCCTTTTGGCAACATTATCACTCCATTAATTGCTTGGCAAACTTTAAAAGACAGAAGTTTATTTTTAGATGAACAGGGCAAAGAAGCTGTAAATTTTAACATCAGCTATACCCTATATGTATTTCTTTTATCGCTCTTATTTATTCCGTTTGCGTTAGGTTCTATATTTAACAGAAATCATAATGGTATGCATTGGAACAATTTTAACCTCAACTTCGATTTTGATTTTGATAATCTTTTTGGGTTTATAGGGTTCGGCTCTATTGCTGGCATTATCTACCTCATCGGTATTGCTCTTGTGATTGTTGCATCCGTAAAAGCAAGAGAAGGAGAAAATTACAAATATCCATTCACTATAAAGTTTATAAAGTAA
- a CDS encoding acetate/propionate family kinase, translated as MNILVLNAGSSSLKYQVINMPAQEVKCVGLIERIGLDDAIFTHEKGNEKYSEIQAIKSHTTGLEKIAAILLDPKKGVLNSVDDIKAVGHRVVHGGNKFSKPTLINQEVKDNIRNLFDLAPLHNPANLMGIEVAETIFTAAKQIAIFDTAFHQTMPKVAYQYAIPNIYLEKYKIRAYGFHGTSHKYVSEKAIEFLNKKSSKIITIHLGNGCSMSAIKNGESIENSLGFGPMNGLVMGTRAGDIDQSVIFFLMKNLKMTLEEANNLVQKESGMKGLTGYSDMREISEKAEKGDKNCQDALNLAGYRIRKYIGSYSAILNGLDAIVFTAGIGENSAIMRALACENLEFLGIELDTEKNKIRSKEIREIQSETSKVKILVIPTNEEIEIAKQSYQLLK; from the coding sequence ATGAATATTTTAGTTTTAAATGCTGGTTCTTCATCCTTAAAATATCAGGTAATCAACATGCCTGCTCAAGAAGTAAAATGTGTGGGGTTAATTGAAAGAATTGGTTTGGATGATGCCATTTTTACACATGAAAAAGGAAATGAAAAATATTCAGAAATACAAGCGATTAAAAGCCATACAACTGGATTAGAAAAAATTGCAGCAATTCTTTTAGATCCTAAAAAAGGTGTTTTAAATTCTGTGGATGACATAAAGGCTGTTGGACATCGTGTAGTTCATGGAGGAAATAAATTTAGCAAACCAACGCTTATAAATCAAGAGGTTAAAGATAATATTCGTAATTTATTTGATTTAGCCCCTTTACATAATCCTGCAAATTTAATGGGTATTGAAGTCGCAGAAACTATTTTTACCGCTGCAAAACAAATTGCAATTTTCGACACTGCTTTTCATCAAACCATGCCTAAAGTTGCTTATCAATATGCCATTCCTAATATTTATTTAGAGAAATATAAAATTAGAGCCTATGGGTTTCATGGCACAAGTCATAAATATGTATCTGAAAAAGCCATTGAATTTTTAAATAAAAAATCTTCAAAAATCATTACCATACACCTAGGAAACGGTTGCAGTATGTCTGCCATTAAAAACGGAGAAAGTATCGAGAACTCTTTAGGTTTTGGCCCAATGAATGGCTTGGTGATGGGAACGCGTGCTGGAGATATCGATCAATCTGTGATTTTCTTTTTGATGAAAAACCTAAAAATGACGCTAGAGGAAGCTAATAATTTAGTACAGAAAGAATCTGGAATGAAGGGTTTAACCGGGTATTCTGATATGCGTGAAATATCTGAAAAAGCTGAAAAAGGAGATAAAAATTGCCAAGACGCTTTAAATTTAGCTGGTTATAGAATTCGTAAATATATAGGAAGTTATAGTGCTATTTTGAATGGTTTGGATGCAATTGTTTTCACAGCAGGCATCGGCGAAAATTCAGCAATTATGAGAGCATTAGCTTGTGAAAATTTAGAGTTTTTAGGAATTGAATTAGATACAGAAAAAAATAAAATTCGCTCTAAAGAAATTAGAGAAATTCAATCGGAAACCTCTAAAGTTAAAATTTTAGTAATTCCGACAAACGAGGAAATTGAAATTGCAAAACAATCGTATCAGCTTTTAAAATAA
- a CDS encoding YebC/PmpR family DNA-binding transcriptional regulator has protein sequence MGRAFELRKGRKMKRWSAMAKTFTRIGKDIVMAIKEGGPNPDANSRLRAVMQNAKAANMPKDNVERAIKKATDKDTADYKEVLFEGYAPHGVAILLETATDNNNRTVANVRAAFNKNDGNLGTSGSVIFMFDHVCTLTLKKEDITMDMEELELELIDFEVEEVFDDEEGIIIYAPFEQFGSLQSYFEENNIEILSSGFERIPTTTVKLNEDQKADVEKLLEKLEEDDDVNSVYHSMEE, from the coding sequence ATGGGTAGAGCATTCGAATTAAGAAAGGGTCGTAAAATGAAGCGGTGGTCTGCAATGGCAAAAACATTTACCAGAATTGGTAAAGACATTGTGATGGCTATAAAAGAAGGGGGACCAAATCCTGATGCAAATTCACGTTTAAGAGCTGTAATGCAAAATGCAAAAGCAGCAAATATGCCTAAAGACAATGTTGAGCGCGCTATAAAAAAAGCAACCGATAAGGATACCGCAGATTATAAAGAAGTTCTTTTTGAAGGATATGCGCCTCATGGAGTCGCTATTCTTTTAGAAACTGCAACCGATAATAATAACAGAACTGTTGCCAACGTTAGAGCTGCTTTTAATAAAAATGATGGAAATTTAGGTACTTCTGGATCCGTAATTTTTATGTTTGATCATGTCTGTACGCTTACTCTTAAAAAAGAAGATATTACAATGGATATGGAAGAATTAGAACTAGAACTAATTGATTTTGAAGTTGAAGAGGTTTTTGATGATGAAGAGGGAATTATTATTTATGCTCCTTTTGAGCAATTTGGATCTTTACAATCTTATTTTGAAGAAAACAATATCGAGATTTTGTCTTCTGGTTTTGAAAGAATACCAACAACCACTGTAAAACTAAATGAAGATCAAAAAGCAGATGTAGAAAAGCTTTTAGAAAAATTAGAAGAAGATGATGATGTGAATTCTGTTTATCATTCTATGGAAGAATAA
- a CDS encoding PspC domain-containing protein, with the protein MNKTININLGGFFFHIDEVAYQKLNRYLASISRSLSDDPQGKNEIIADIEARISELLSEKITDARQVVNAADIEDIITIMGQPEDYAEAEESYNEPAYSYKRNKASSKKLFRDGDDKFLGGVCSGIGHYFNIDVIWIRLAFIVLLFSGFSPLIYIILWILLPEATTTAEKLQMEGEPVNIDNIEKKIREEFHNVSENVSEFANQASDTFKKGADKINKSFSAKTKKNNGISDFVDTLGKIILAIFRVIGKFIGILIIFISAAVILSLIIGGFSVGSLEWLHVDGEFLNYPPFFYDATLPIWLLTLCVFLLIGIPFLILFILGLRILSSNVQKMNKPTRLTLSGVWIISLLVIIFTAIDFGSSHAVRGQSVEKQALNIVANDTLTLKMVNDDTLYYRQNIRRSTYREEVTINDEKMVYASNIKVDVRKSTSNESSIVIQKISRGRNKNKANLNTKKIKYKYQLEDHTIVLDAFFLSDYNNLWKEEVINITLYIPENVVIYFDDSTKNFLYHIDNTTDIYDQDMANHHFIMTERTLKCTDCVGSNDENDDDENKKVEAGDTENTTSASEITI; encoded by the coding sequence ATGAATAAGACAATTAACATAAATTTAGGCGGATTTTTCTTCCATATAGATGAAGTTGCCTATCAGAAATTAAATCGATATTTAGCCTCTATTTCTAGGTCGTTAAGTGATGATCCGCAAGGTAAAAATGAAATCATTGCTGATATTGAAGCACGTATTAGTGAACTTTTATCCGAAAAAATCACGGACGCAAGACAAGTTGTTAATGCAGCTGATATTGAGGATATTATCACAATCATGGGGCAACCTGAAGATTATGCAGAGGCGGAAGAAAGTTACAACGAGCCGGCATACTCTTACAAAAGAAACAAGGCTTCTAGTAAAAAATTGTTTAGAGATGGCGATGATAAATTTTTAGGAGGTGTTTGCTCTGGTATTGGTCATTATTTTAATATTGATGTAATTTGGATTCGTTTAGCATTTATCGTTCTACTATTCAGTGGTTTTTCTCCTTTAATATATATAATTCTTTGGATTTTATTACCGGAAGCAACGACCACTGCAGAGAAATTGCAAATGGAAGGAGAACCCGTAAATATTGATAATATTGAAAAAAAAATTCGTGAAGAGTTTCATAATGTCTCAGAAAACGTTTCTGAATTTGCCAATCAAGCATCGGATACGTTTAAAAAAGGTGCCGATAAAATTAACAAATCTTTTTCAGCAAAGACAAAAAAAAATAATGGTATTAGTGATTTTGTAGATACACTTGGTAAAATAATTCTTGCAATTTTTAGAGTAATAGGCAAGTTTATTGGTATCCTTATCATCTTTATTTCTGCCGCTGTTATTTTATCTCTAATTATTGGAGGGTTTTCTGTTGGAAGTTTAGAATGGTTGCATGTAGATGGCGAGTTTTTAAATTATCCACCCTTTTTCTATGATGCAACATTACCGATATGGTTGCTTACTTTATGTGTGTTTTTGTTGATAGGAATTCCATTTTTAATCTTATTTATTTTAGGATTACGAATCTTATCGAGCAATGTTCAAAAAATGAATAAACCTACAAGGTTAACGCTTTCTGGAGTTTGGATTATTTCTTTATTGGTTATTATTTTTACGGCCATAGATTTTGGAAGCTCTCATGCTGTTCGAGGACAATCTGTAGAAAAACAAGCACTAAATATTGTGGCAAACGATACGCTTACTTTAAAAATGGTGAATGATGATACTCTTTATTATCGTCAGAATATTAGAAGAAGTACGTATCGAGAAGAAGTGACCATCAATGATGAAAAAATGGTGTATGCAAGTAATATAAAAGTCGATGTTAGAAAAAGCACCTCGAACGAAAGTTCAATAGTGATTCAAAAAATATCTAGAGGAAGAAACAAAAACAAGGCTAATTTGAATACCAAAAAAATAAAATATAAATATCAGTTAGAAGATCATACCATTGTTTTAGATGCTTTCTTTTTATCAGATTATAACAACCTTTGGAAAGAAGAGGTGATTAACATCACCCTCTATATTCCTGAAAATGTGGTAATTTATTTTGATGACTCAACCAAGAACTTTTTATATCACATCGATAACACGACTGATATTTATGACCAAGACATGGCAAATCATCATTTTATCATGACCGAAAGGACGCTTAAATGCACAGATTGCGTTGGTAGTAATGATGAAAATGATGATGATGAAAATAAAAAAGTAGAAGCGGGTGACACAGAAAACACCACCTCTGCATCAGAGATAACAATTTAA
- a CDS encoding helix-turn-helix transcriptional regulator, whose protein sequence is MKKENLIGVIILLCFLIFSHTGIAQKKIIKNGDTWEYYDQGYLENDWMLYIEKYQWKKGNTPIGYGDKKITTNISFGGNEDQKHTLKYFKKEIEILDNEFLGYEMRILRDDGALIYVNGKEILRNNMPNSTITNATFAINTIDGVDESEYYIAVFENSIFKKGKNTISVSIHQAYPESSDCIFSLELIGHTSPQILSKLVESKTITNEQLKQNLKELNTKFEYEKVVLKNENLASNNSNLTISLLIIIILFILSLVIIYSLIENRKKKSRENIKELLFLKEKILDKEKEMLVLSTKLLNNKQYFKEIKADIKSLQTEDKAGLKMIISDINEVLLKEDEWLSLKNHFEAVYDGFYNKLLALHPDLTETELRHCMFIKLHLQTKEIARILLIDPRSVQTTRYRIKKKMNLNEDVDIRKYLLNI, encoded by the coding sequence ATGAAAAAAGAAAATCTTATCGGTGTTATCATCCTTTTATGTTTCTTAATTTTCTCACATACTGGAATAGCTCAAAAAAAAATTATTAAAAATGGGGATACTTGGGAATATTATGATCAAGGATACCTAGAGAATGATTGGATGTTATATATTGAAAAATACCAGTGGAAAAAAGGAAATACTCCCATTGGCTATGGTGATAAAAAGATTACGACAAACATTAGTTTTGGCGGAAATGAGGATCAAAAACACACCCTGAAATATTTTAAAAAAGAAATTGAAATTCTCGATAATGAATTTCTAGGGTATGAAATGAGAATACTAAGGGATGACGGTGCTTTAATTTATGTAAATGGCAAGGAAATCCTAAGAAATAACATGCCAAACTCTACCATCACTAATGCTACCTTTGCTATCAACACGATTGATGGTGTTGATGAATCTGAATACTATATTGCCGTTTTTGAAAATTCTATCTTTAAAAAAGGTAAAAACACGATTAGTGTTTCAATCCATCAAGCGTATCCTGAGTCTAGTGATTGTATTTTTAGCCTAGAACTGATAGGCCATACATCCCCTCAAATTTTATCAAAATTAGTAGAAAGTAAAACCATCACAAACGAACAATTAAAGCAAAATTTAAAAGAATTAAATACCAAATTTGAATATGAAAAAGTAGTCCTTAAAAACGAAAATTTAGCTAGTAACAATAGCAATTTAACCATCTCATTGCTGATTATTATTATTCTTTTTATTCTGAGTTTGGTGATTATTTATTCGTTAATAGAGAATAGGAAAAAAAAATCAAGAGAAAATATAAAAGAATTATTATTTCTAAAAGAAAAAATTTTAGACAAGGAAAAAGAAATGCTCGTTTTAAGCACTAAACTTTTAAACAACAAGCAATATTTTAAAGAAATAAAAGCAGATATAAAAAGTTTACAGACCGAAGATAAGGCTGGTTTAAAAATGATTATTTCTGACATTAACGAAGTATTATTAAAAGAGGATGAATGGCTGAGTTTAAAAAATCATTTTGAAGCAGTTTATGATGGTTTTTATAACAAGCTCTTGGCATTACACCCAGATTTAACTGAAACTGAATTAAGGCATTGTATGTTTATAAAATTACATTTGCAAACCAAAGAAATTGCAAGAATATTGCTAATCGACCCAAGGTCTGTGCAAACCACAAGGTATCGAATTAAGAAAAAAATGAATTTAAATGAAGATGTTGATATTAGAAAATATTTACTGAATATTTAA
- a CDS encoding PadR family transcriptional regulator — MKIENTKAQMRKGVLEFCILSILKNGDAYTSEILKTLKSAEMIVVEGTIYPLLTRLKNAGLLTYRWEESTSGPPRKYYVLTENGVMFLKELNKTWDNLVIAVNQVTTIKSTTNE, encoded by the coding sequence ATGAAGATTGAAAACACAAAAGCACAAATGCGAAAAGGTGTTTTAGAATTCTGCATCTTATCTATCTTAAAAAATGGTGATGCCTATACTTCTGAAATTCTTAAAACCCTAAAAAGTGCAGAAATGATTGTGGTAGAAGGAACCATTTATCCGCTATTAACCCGCTTAAAAAACGCAGGTTTATTAACGTATCGCTGGGAAGAATCAACCTCTGGACCCCCAAGAAAATATTACGTTTTAACAGAAAACGGGGTCATGTTTTTAAAAGAATTAAATAAAACATGGGACAATTTAGTAATCGCAGTAAACCAAGTAACTACTATAAAATCAACTACAAATGAATAA
- a CDS encoding TIGR00266 family protein: protein MNSHEIDYQIFGEEMQFVEIELDPQEGVVAEAGTFMMMEDQIKMNTILGDGSNQEKGLLGKIFSAGKRILTGESLFMTVFTNDGLGKKKISFASPYPGKIIPIDLTEFGGKFICQKDAFLCAAKGVSIGIEFSKKLGRGLFGGEGFIMQKMEGDGLGFIHAGGTMAKKVLKPGEILKVDTGCIVGFTQDVNYDIQFVGGIKNTVFGGEGLFFATLTGPGTVYIQSLPFSRLAGRVLAMAPKTGTGTKGEGSVLGGLGNLLDGDNKF from the coding sequence ATGAATTCACACGAAATAGATTACCAAATTTTTGGAGAAGAAATGCAATTTGTAGAAATTGAGTTAGATCCTCAAGAAGGCGTTGTTGCTGAGGCTGGCACTTTTATGATGATGGAAGATCAAATTAAAATGAATACGATTTTAGGAGATGGCTCTAATCAAGAAAAAGGACTGTTAGGAAAAATATTCTCTGCCGGAAAACGAATTTTAACGGGCGAAAGTTTATTCATGACTGTTTTTACCAATGACGGATTGGGGAAAAAGAAAATTTCATTTGCATCTCCATATCCCGGGAAAATTATTCCGATTGATTTAACAGAATTCGGTGGCAAGTTTATTTGTCAGAAAGATGCGTTTTTATGCGCAGCAAAGGGAGTTTCCATCGGAATAGAATTCTCTAAAAAGCTGGGAAGAGGTTTGTTTGGTGGCGAAGGTTTTATCATGCAGAAAATGGAAGGTGATGGTTTAGGATTCATTCATGCTGGAGGTACCATGGCGAAAAAAGTGTTAAAGCCAGGAGAGATTTTAAAAGTAGATACGGGTTGTATTGTTGGTTTTACACAAGATGTAAATTATGATATTCAGTTTGTTGGTGGTATTAAAAATACGGTCTTTGGTGGCGAAGGTTTGTTTTTTGCAACCTTAACAGGGCCTGGAACTGTATATATTCAATCTTTACCGTTTAGTAGATTAGCGGGTAGAGTTTTAGCAATGGCACCCAAAACCGGAACAGGAACTAAAGGAGAAGGCAGTGTTTTAGGTGGTCTTGGGAATTTACTCGATGGTGATAACAAATTTTAA